Proteins encoded by one window of Xyrauchen texanus isolate HMW12.3.18 chromosome 24, RBS_HiC_50CHRs, whole genome shotgun sequence:
- the LOC127618144 gene encoding gastrula zinc finger protein XlCGF49.1-like: MKTVIKKDKPDCEQDHSSELSLEETEGSEVTTKAPGPTKDGEEILVLSHMEESVGYFCRRLNYTKKCTQVSDESPSDTDTNTEPSASPPSNRRKTCGKKFSCKLCGMEYRHKENLVSHMRIHTGETPYCCELCGVSFRRSDWLKLHFKIHMGEKRHIVKRFVCDKCGMKFISSAKLQSHIWKHNGERPFSCSLCEKTYYSLVNLKRHQNDCHSGEKRFYCSLCGHSFARLESLQKHTRIHTGEKPFSCSECGKSYRHKYSLLMHNKVHSGKG; the protein is encoded by the coding sequence ATGAAAACCGTGATTAAAAAGGACAAGCCTGATTGTGAACAGGACCATTCATCAGAACTGTCGCTTGAGGAGACAGAGGGGTCAGAGGTGACCACAAAGGCCCCAGGTCCCACCAAGGATGGGGAAGAGATTCTGGTGCTGAGCCACATGGAGGAATCAGTTGGGTACTTTTGCCGTAGACTGAATTATACAAAGAAATGTACTCAGGTGTCTGATGAAAGTCCTTCAGATACggacacaaacacagaaccatcTGCCTCTCCCCCCTCAAACAGACGTAAAACTTGTGGTAAAAAATTCAGCTGTAAACTATGTGGCATGGAGTACCGTCACAAAGAAAACCTGGTATCTCACATGCGAATACACACTGGAGAGACTCCATactgctgtgaactgtgtggGGTGTCATTCAGACGTTCAGACTGgcttaaattacacttcaaaatCCACATGGGTGAAAAACGACACATTGTGAAGCGCTTCGTTTGTGATAAGTGTGGGATGAAATTTATTTCCTCCGCCAAACTCCAAAGTCACATATGGAAACACAATGGAGAGAGACCATTTTCCTGCTCGCTCTGTGAGAAGACGTACTACAGTCTGGTCAATCTCAAACGCCACCAAAATGATTGTCACTCTGGAGAGAAACGGTTTTATTGCTCCTTGTGTGGACACAGCTTTGCACGCCTTGAATCACTGCAGAAACACACAcggattcacactggagagaaaccgttcTCCTGTTCAGAGTGTGGAAAAAGTTATCGTCATAAATACTCTCTGTTAATGCATAATAAAGTGCACTCAGGAAAAGGTTAA
- the LOC127618143 gene encoding gastrula zinc finger protein XlCGF7.1-like translates to MKTVIKKDKPDCEQDHSSELSLEETEGSEVTTKAPGPTKDGEEILVLSHMEESVGYFCRRLNYTKKCTQVSDESPSDTDTNTEPSASPPSNRRKTRGKKFSCKLCGVEFCRRSNMVRHMLIHTGESPYSCELCGRAFQRSDWLKSHVKIHMGEKRQREKRFVCDKCGMKFNTTASLQSHIWKHTGERPLSCPFCEKTYYRMRTLRQHQNDCHSGEKQFYCSLCGHSFARFDTLQKHTRIHTGEKPFLCSECGKTFSYKYSLLMHKKLHSDKV, encoded by the coding sequence ATGAAGACCGTGATTAAAAAGGACAAGCCTGATTGTGAACAGGACCATTCATCAGAACTGTCGCTTGAGGAGACAGAGGGGTCAGAGGTGACCACAAAGGCCCCAGGTCCCACCAAGGATGGAGAAGAGATTCTGGTGCTGAGCCACATGGAGGAATCAGTTGGGTACTTTTGCCGTAGACTGAATTATACAAAGAAATGTACTCAGGTGTCTGATGAAAGTCCTTCAGATACggacacaaacacagaaccatcTGCCTCTCCCCCCTCAAACAGACGTAAAACTCGTGGTAAAAAATTCAGCTGTAAACTATGTGGCGTGGAGTTCTGCCGCAGATCAAACATGGTGCGCCACATGCTAATACACACCGGAGAGTCTCCGTACAGCTGTGAACTGTGTGGGAGGGCGTTCCAACGGTCAGACTGGCTGAAATCGCACGTCAAAATCCACATGGGTGAAAAACGACAGAGAGAAAAGCGCTTCGTTTGTGATAAGTGTGGGATGAAATTTAATACCACTGCCTCACTCCAAAGTCACATATGGAAACACACTGGAGAGAGACCACTATCCTGCCCGTTTTGTGAGAAGACATATTACAGAATGCGCACTCTTAGACAGCACCAAAATGATTGTCACTCTGGAGAGAAACAGTTTTATTGCTCCTTGTGTGGACACAGCTTTGCACGCTTTGATACACTGCAGAAGCACACAcggattcacactggagagaaaccgttcTTGTGTTCAGAGTGTGGAAAAACATTTAGTTATAAATACTCGCTGTTAATGCATAAAAAACTGCACTCAGACAAAGTTTGA